The Vigna unguiculata cultivar IT97K-499-35 chromosome 6, ASM411807v1, whole genome shotgun sequence genome contains a region encoding:
- the LOC114187099 gene encoding cold-responsive protein kinase 1-like, which translates to MLGLKLLALTLIWWSCSVEHADAATPKTRLINTGCSPFNASNAHSFFANINDTFSEMRAEVTNQTKHFATSQKSRGGILTYTMFQCRNYLSKNDCLSCFDTASTQIRNCSKANGARVIYNDCFLRYESERFYQQTNELGGGVTCGNTSLKTTRDFKVVGQQALAEIQTATPKTKGFYAATKTQVDDGSAIYAIAQCVETATEDKCLSCMQVAYNNLLSCLPNTDGTAYDAGCFMRYSTTPFFAANQTIDIGSYLKTGSSRKKWGIIGGVVGGFLLLLLLFVWRMSRKRNKVHRGDILGATELRGPVNYKYNDLKAATKNFSVENKLGEGGFGAVYKGTLKNGKIVAIKKLVLGKSSKMEDDFEGEVKLISNVHHRNLVRLLGCCSKGEERILVYEYMANSSLDRFLFGAKGSLNWQQRYDIILGTARGLAYLHEEFHVSIIHRDIKTGNILLDDDLQPKIADFGLARLLPGDRSHLSTKFAGTLGYTAPEYAMHGQLSEKADTYSYGIVVLEIISGHKSTDVKNEEEGREYLLQRAWKLYERGMQLELVDEAIDPNEYDAEEVKKIIEIALLCTQASAATRPTMSEVVVLLKSKSLMENMRPTMPVFVDTNMINREGNSATSSNATVSISVLSAR; encoded by the exons atgttagGACTGAAACTATTGGCGTTAACTTTGATATGGTGGAGCTGTAGTGTTGAACATGCAGATGCAGCAACACCGAAAACACGTCTAATAAACACTGGGTGCAGCCCATTCAACGCTTCCAACGCCCACAGCTTCTTCGCAAATATCAATGATACATTTTCAGAGATGAGAGCAGAAGTTACCAACCAAACCAAACACTTTGCCACATCACAGAAATCAAGGGGAGGGATCCTCACATATACAATGTTTCAATGCCGAAACTATCTCTCCAAAAATGATTGTCTTTCTTGCTTCGACACCGCCTCCACCCAAATCCGCAACTGCTCCAAAGCCAATGGCGCAAGAGTTATCTACAACGATTGCTTCCTCAG GTACGAGAGCGAGAGGTTCTACCAACAGACCAATGAGCTTGGCGGTGGGGTAACGTGTGGGAACACCAGTTTGAAAACCACTCGTGATTTTAAAGTTGTCGGACAACAAGCACTCGCGGAGATTCAAACAGCAACACCTAAAACTAAAGGGTTTTATGCAGCTACCAAGACACAGGTGGATGATGGTTCTGCAATTTATGCCATTGCACAGTGCGTCGAAACTGCAACCGAGGATAAATGTCTGAGTTGCATGCAAGTTGCATACAACAACTTACTGAGTTGTCTTCCCAACACTGATGGGACAGCATATGATGCTGGCTGTTTTATGAGATACTCCACCACACCTTTCTTTGCTGCTAATCAAACCATTGATATTGGATCCTATTTAAAAACAG GAAGTTCAAGAAAGAAGTGGGGAATTATAGGTGGTGTTGTAGGAGGttttcttctcctccttctgTTGTTTGTCTGGAGAATGtctagaaaaagaaacaaggtTCACAGAG GTGACATATTGGGAGCAACCGAGTTAAGAGGACCAGTTAACTACAAATATAATGACTTGAAAGCTGCAACTAAAAATTTCAGTGTTGAAAATAAACTTGGAGAAGGAGGTTTTGGTGCTGTATACAAG GGTACTCTAAAGAATGGAAAAATTGTTGCCATAAAGAAATTAGTGCTGGGAAAATCAAGCAAGATGGAGGATGATTTTGAGGGTGAAGTGAAACTTATAAGCAATGTTCATCATCGGAATCTCGTTAGACTTCTTGGTTGCTGCAGTAAAGGGGAAGAAAGAATTCTGGTATACGAGTACATGGCAAATAGTAGCCTTGACAGATTCTTATTTG GTGCTAAAGGTTCCCTCAATTGGCAACAACGTTATGATATAATTCTGGGCACAGCAAGAGGACTAGCATATCTACATGAAGAGTTCCATGTGTCCATCattcatagagatataaagacaGGTAACATCCTGCTAGATGATGATCTTCAACCCAAAATTGCTGATTTTGGTTTGGCAAGGCTTCTGCCAGGGGATCGTTCCCATCTCAGCACAAAATTTGCAGGAACATT GGGATACACAGCACCTGAGTATGCAATGCATGGTCAATTATCAGAAAAGGCTGATACCTACAGCTATGGAATTGTAGTTCTAGAAATTATAAGTGGTCATAAGAGTACTGATGTGAAGAATGAGGAGGAAGGTCGTGAATACCTTCTGCAACGA GCTTGGAAACTGTATGAGAGAGGCATGCAGTTGGAGCTTGTGGACGAGGCCATAGATCCTAATGAGTATGATGCagaagaagtaaagaaaatCATAGAAATTGCGTTGTTGTGCACTCAGGCATCTGCAGCAACGAGACCAACAATGTCTGAAGTAGTGGTGCTACTGAAAAGCAAGAGCTTGATGGAGAACATGCGACCAACTATGCCTGTGTTTGTTGACACCAATATGATAAATAGGGAAGGCAACTCTGCTACTTCATCCAATGCCACTGTCTCCATTTCTGTTCTATCAGCTCGATGA
- the LOC114187098 gene encoding cold-responsive protein kinase 1-like, which translates to MLQLKVVVGLILIWWSSNGVEDAVAAPDAHLVNIGCSSFNASDLHSFFANINETFSDMREEISNQSKHFGTVQKARGEVLTYAMFQCRNYLSKNDCLSCFNTATTQIRNCSNGNGARIIYDGCFLRYESDRFYDQTNEIGSGVSCGNVSSTVTDFKAAGQQALMDLQTATPKTGDFYAATKTLVAGGSAVYAVAQCVETATEINCQNCMQVGYNNLQSCLPNTEGRAYDAGCFMRYSTTPFFADNQTINIAPYLKKGNSRKKWGIIGGVAGGVVLLLLLFGWRISRKRNKIPRGDILGATELKGPVNYKYNDLKAATKNFSAENKLGEGGFGDVYKGTLKNGKVVAVKKLVLGKSSNMEDNFEGEVKLISNVHHRNLVRLLGCCSKSQERILVYEYMANKSLDKFLFGNKKGSLNWKQRSDIILGTARGLAYLHEEFHVSIIHRDIKTANILLDDVFQPKIADFGLARLLPEDRSHLSTKFAGTLGYTAPEYAMHGQLSEKADTYSYGIVVLEIVSGQKSTDVKNDEDGEYLLRRAWKLHERGMYLDLVDKAIDPNEYDVEEVKKIIEIALLCTQASASTRPTMSEVVMLLKSKSLLEHLRPTMPVFVETNMIPREGNSTSSSNATASISVPSAR; encoded by the exons ATGCTGCAACTTAAGGTTGTTGTGGGCTTGATTTTGATATGGTGGAGCAGTAATGGTGTTGAAGATGCAGTTGCAGCCCCAGATGCACATTTAGTAAACATAGGGTGCAGCTCGTTCAATGCTTCCGATTTGCATAGCTTCTTTGCAAATATCAATGAAACGTTTTCAGACATGAGAGAAGAGATTAGCAATCAAAGCAAGCACTTTGGCACAGTGCAGAAAGCCAGAGGAGAGGTGCTGACATATGCTATGTTTCAGTGCAGAAACTATCTCTCCAAAAATGACTGTCTTTCTTGTTTCAACACTGCCACCACCCAGATCCGCAACTGCTCCAATGGCAACGGTGCCAGAATCATCTACGATGGATGCTTCCTCAG ATATGAGAGTGACAGGTTCTACGATCAGACGAATGAAATTGGCAGTGGGGTGTCATGTGGGAACGTAAGTTCAACTGTGACTGATTTTAAAGCAGCTGGACAACAAGCCCTAATGGACCTCCAAACAGCAACACCGAAAACTGGAGATTTTTATGCAGCTACCAAGACACTGGTGGCTGGTGGTAGTGCAGTTTATGCTGTTGCACAGTGTGTTGAAACTGCCACTGAGATTAATTGTCAGAATTGCATGCAAGTTGGATACAACAACTTACAAAGTTGTCTTCCCAACACAGAGGGTAGAGCTTATGATGCTGGCTGTTTCATGAGATACTCCACCACACCTTTCTTTGCTGATAATCAGACCATTAATATTGCACCCTACTTGAAAAAAG GAAATTCAAGAAAGAAGTGGGGAATTATAGGTGGTGTTGCAGGAGGagttgttcttcttcttttgttgtTTGGCTGGAGAATctcaagaaaaagaaacaagattcCCAGAG GTGACATATTGGGAGCGACTGAGTTGAAAGGTCCAGTTAACTACAAGTATAATGATTTGAAAGCTGCAACGAAAAATTTCAGTGCCGAAAACAAACTTGGAGAAGGAGGTTTTGGTGATGTATATAAG GGTACTCTGAAAAATGGAAAAGTTGTTGCCGTAAAGAAGCTAGTTTTGGGGAAATCAAGCAACATGGAGGATAATTTTGAAGGGGAAGTGAAGCTTATAAGCAATGTTCATCACAGAAATCTCGTTAGGCTTCTTGGTTGCTGCAGCAAAAGCCAAGAAAGAATCCTAGTTTATGAATACATGGCAAATAAAAGTCTTGACAAATTCTTATTCG GTAACAAAAAGGGTTCCCTCAATTGGAAACAACGCTCTGATATAATATTAGGCACAGCAAGAGGACTAGCATATCTGCACGAAGAGTTCCACGTCTCCATCATACACAGAGATATCAAGACTGCTAATATCCTTCTAGATGATGTTTTTCAGCCCAAAATTGCTGATTTTGGGTTGGCAAGGCTTCTCCCAGAGGATCGTTCTCATCTTAGCACAAAATTTGCAGGAACTTT GGGATACACAGCACCTGAGTATGCAATGCATGGCCAATTATCAGAGAAGGCTGATACCTACAGCTATGGTATTGTAGTCCTAGAAATAGTGAGTGGCCAAAAGAGTACTGATGTGAAGAATGATGAGGATGGTGAATACCTTCTTCGACGA GCATGGAAACTGCATGAGAGAGGCATGTACTTGGATCTGGTAGACAAGGCAATAGACCCTAATGAATATGACGTAGAAGAAGTGAAGAAAATCATAGAAATTGCTTTGTTATGCACTCAGGCTTCAGCTTCAACGAGGCCAACAATGTCTGAAGTTGTAATGCTACTGAAAAGCAAGAGCTTATTGGAGCACCTGCGACCAACTATGCCTGTGTTTGTTGAAACAAATATGATCCCTCGAGAAGGAAACTCTACCAGTTCATCTAATGCTACTGCCTCCATTTCTGTTCCATCAGCTCGATGA
- the LOC114187097 gene encoding cold-responsive protein kinase 1-like, which produces MMFELKLIIVLTMMLWSSNIGAKGDPQTYLVNSGCSSYNASNVQNFYANINATFSNLRRDISNNSKQFGTTQQAIGEVLTYAMFQCRNYLSKNDCLSCFNTASTQIRNCSAANGARVIYDGCFLRYESEMFFDQTNELGKGVICGKNTSNATGLGLVGQQVIADIQTATPKTKGFYAATKTQVADGTAIYAVAQCVETATEDKCLSCMQVGYNNLQSCLPNTEGRAYDAGCFMRYSTTPFFADNQTIDIAPFLKQGDSSKKWIIIGASVGAVVALLCVLFACRWFTKPKRVPRGDILGATELKGPVNYKYNDLKAATKKFSAENKLGEGGFGDVYKGTLKNGKVVAVKKLVLGKSSKMEDDFEGEVKLISNVHHRNLVRLLGCCSKGQERILVYEYMANSSLDKFLFGNRKGSLNWKQRYDIILGTARGLAYLHEEFHVSIIHRDIKTSNILLDDDLQPKIADFGLARLLPEDRSHLSTRFAGTLGYTAPEYAIIGQLSEKADTYSYGIVVLEIVSGQKSTEVKGDDDGHEYLLQRTWKLYERGMHLELLDKAIDPNDYDADDVKKIIEIALLCTQASAATRPTMSEVVVLLKSKSLVENLRPTMPVFVETNMKIRESKSSSTSGSSSNATASISVLSAR; this is translated from the exons ATGATGTTTGAACTAAAGCTAATTATTGTCTTAACGATGATGTTGTGGAGCAGTAATATTGGTGCAAAGGGTGATCCACAGACATATCTTGTAAACAGTGGGTGCAGTTCATACAACGCTAGCAACGTGCAGAATTTCTATGCGAATATCAACGCAACATTTTCAAACCTTAGAAGAGATATTAGCAATAACAGCAAGCAGTTTGGCACAACACAGCAAGCCATAGGAGAGGTTCTCACATATGCTATGTTTCAATGCAGAAACTATCTCTCCAAAAATGATTGTCTTTCTTGCTTCAACACCGCCTCAACCCAAATCCGCAACTGCTCCGCCGCCAACGGCGCCAGAGTCATCTACGACGGTTGCTTCCTCAG GTATGAGAGCGAGATGTTCTTCGACCAGACCAATGAACTTGGCAAGGGTGTAATATGTGGGAAGAACACTTCAAATGCCACTGGTCTTGGATTAGTTGGACAACAAGTTATCGCAGATATCCAAACAGCAACACCCAAAACCAAAGGGTTTTATGCAGCAACCAAGACACAGGTCGCTGATGGAACTGCAATTTATGCTGTTGCACAGTGTGTTGAAACTGCAACCGAGGATAAATGTCTGAGTTGCATGCAAGTTGGATACAACAACTTACAAAGTTGTCTTCCCAACACAGAGGGTAGAGCTTATGATGCTGGCTGTTTCATGAGATACTCCACCACACCTTTCTTTGCTGATAACCAAACCATTGATATTGCACCCTTTTTAAAACAAG GAGATTCAAGCAAGAAGTGGATTATAATTGGTGCCAGTGTTGGAGCTGTTGTTGCTCTCCTCTGTGTGTTGTTTGCATGTCGATGGTTTACAAAACCAAAGAGGGTTCCTAGAG GTGACATATTGGGAGCAACTGAGTTGAAAGGTCCAGTTAACTACAAGTATAATGATTTGAAAGCTGCAACAAAAAAATTCAGTGCTGAAAACAAACTTGGGGAAGGAGGTTTTGGTGATGTATACAAG GGTACTCTGAAAAATGGAAAAGTTGTTGCCGTAAAAAAACTAGTGTTGGGAAAATCAAGCAAGATGGAGGATGATTTTGAGGGTGAAGTGAAGCTTATAAGTAATGTTCATCATCGGAATCTTGTTAGACTTCTTGGTTGTTGCAGCAAAGGCCAAGAGAGAATCTTGGTTTATGAGTATATGGCAAATAGCAGTCTTGACAAATTCTTATTCG GTAACAGAAAAGGTTCCCTCAATTGGAAACAACGTTATGATATAATTTTAGGCACAGCAAGGGGACTAGCATATCTGCATGAGGAATTCCACGTGTCCATCATACATAGAGATATCAAGACTTCTAATATCCTCTTGGATGATGATCTTCAACCCAAAATTGCTGATTTTGGATTGGCAAGGCTTCTGCCAGAGGATCGTTCCCATCTTAGCACAAGATTTGCAGGAACATT GGGATACACAGCACCTGAGTATGCAATCATTGGTCAATTATCAGAGAAGGCTGATACCTACAGCTATGGAATTGTAGTCCTAGAAATCGTTAGTGGTCAAAAGAGTACCGAGGTGAAGGGTGACGATGATGGTCATGAATACCTACTTCAACGA ACATGGAAACTGTATGAGAGAGGAATGCACCTAGAGCTGCTGGACAAGGCCATTGACCCTAATGATTATGATGCAGATGATGTTAAGAAAATCATAGAAATTGCATTGTTATGCACTCAGGCATCAGCTGCCACGAGACCAACAATGTCTGAAGTAGTAGTGCTACTCAAAAGCAAGAGCTTAGTGGAGAACCTGCGACCAACTATGCCTGTGTTTGTTGAAACGAATATGAAGATCCGGGAAAGCAAGTCTAGCTCAACCAGCGGCTCTTCATCTAATGCCACTGCCTCTATTTCTGTTCTATCAGCACGATGA
- the LOC114187101 gene encoding protein DJ-1 homolog D, with amino-acid sequence MASKRVLLLCGDFMEDYEAMVPFQALQAFGVAVDAVCPGKKAGDVCRTAVHVLSGAQTYTETVGHNFALNATFDEVDAASYDGLLLPGGRAPEYLAHIPGVVELVTKFVSLGKQIASICHGQLILAAAAGVVKGRKCTAFPAVKPVLVAAGAHWVEPETMAATVVDGNLITAATYDGHPELIRHFVKALGGTISGSDRKILFICGDYMEDYEVKVPFQSLQALGCHVDAVCPSKKAGDTCPTAIHDFEGDQTYSEKPGHAFSLTATFDDVDPSSYDALVIPGGRAPEYLALNESVIALVKHFFENKKPVASICHGQQILSAAGVLKGRKCTAYPAVKLNVVLSGATWLEPDPISRCFTDGNLVTGAAWPGHPEFISQLIALLGIQVSF; translated from the exons ATGGCTTCTAAAAGGGTTCTTCTCCTTTGCGGGGACTTCATGGAAGACTACGAA GCCATGGTTCCCTTTCAGGCGTTGCAGGCCTTCGGTGTTGCCGTCGACGCTGTCTGTCCCGGCAAGAAGGCCGGCGATGTCTGCCGCACCGCCGTCCATGTGCTTTCCGGTGCTCAG ACCTATACCGAGACAGTTGGTCACAATTTTGCACTCAATGCAACGTTTGATGAAGTTGATGCTGCAAGCTATGATGGTTTGTTGTTGCCGGGTGGGAGGGCTCCAGAGTATCTTGCTCATATTCCTGGTGTTGTAGAGCTGGTGACCAAGTTTGTCAGTTTGGGAAAACAAATTGCTAGCATTTGTCATGGACAATTGATTCTGGCTGCTGCTGCTGGAGTGGTTAAAGGTCGCAAGTGCACAGCTTTTCCTGCTGTTAAACCAGTACTGGTTGCTGCTGGTGCGCATTGGGTTGAACCTGAGACCATGGCAGCAACAGTGGTGGATGGTAATCTCATTACTGCAGCTACTTATGATGGGCACCCTGAACTTATTCGCCATTTTGTGAAGGCATTAGGAGGCACAATAAGTGGCTCCGATAGAAAAATCCTCTTTATCTGTGGG GATTACATGGAAGATTACGAGGTCAAGGTTCCTTTTCAGTCCCTTCAGGCTTTAGGAtgccatgttgatgcagtttgcCCCTCAAAGAAGGCTGGTGACACTTGCCCAACTGCTATTCATGATTTTGAAGGAGATCAAACTTACAGTGAGAAGCCAGGACATGCATTTTCTTTAACAGCAACCTTTGATGATGTGGATCCTTCGAGCTATGACGCTCTTGTCATCCCTGGAGGTCGAGCACCTGAGTACTTGGCTTTGAATGAGTCAGTCATTGCCCTGGTGAAGCATTTCTTTGAAAACAAGAAGCCAGTGGCTTCTATCTGTCATGGCCAACAGATTTTATCTGCAGCTGGTGTTCTCAAG GGGAGGAAATGCACTGCTTATCCGGCTGTGAAGCTTAATGTGGTTCTGTCAGGAGCAACATGGCTGGAGCCTGACCCTATAAGCCGCTGTTTCACTGATGGAAATCTGGTTACTGGAGCTGCATGGCCAGGGCACCCTGAGTTCATTTCTCAGTTGATCGCACTCCTTGGTATTCAAGTATCTTTCTAG